The Synechococcus sp. MVIR-18-1 region GAAATGCTGTAGGGAGCTTCAGGGGAACTTGTGGGCATTGGGTCGAGCTTGCCTAATGCCAACGCTTTCGCGCGGACGTACATCTCACTTGATGTGGCACCAGCAGCTTCCATTGCTTTGGCGACGACATCCCAATTACGAACTTCAGTAGACATATGGGGCTGATTTGTGGGTGTGACAAGCATCGCCAGCCAAGTGACGTGGTCGTGACAGTGAAATCCGCCAAGGAACCGAACACGCGAAACGAGTCGCTTCTCGATAAGCCCCGCCTGGTGCTGCATGTTCACCTTGGGTTTCGAGTTGCCGGTATTGCAGATCCTGGCTGTGACGACGTTTGAGGCAAAGACAAGCAACGAACTACATCACCCCCCGCCACGAGTGGGTTTTTTTATTGCTTTCTTGGAATTGTGGTCAAAATCACAGCATCGCTTCATAGCGGTCACTGCTTCTTTGCTCGCTTTCGCATTCATGGCTCCTATTCCTGAGGATGCCCAGCTCGTTTGGTTTCGCTTCGCTAATACGGAAGCAATTGTCTCTTATGTTTTCAAATGTCCACTTCAACCAATCCATGCGTTAAGGCGTAGACCGCTGCCTGTGTTCTGTCTCTTACTCCAAGCTTATGAATGGCTGTACTGACGTGGCTCTTAACTGTTTCAGCAGAAACAAATAGTGAATCAGCGATTTCTGTGTTCTTCATTCCCTGAATAATGCATTGAATAACCTCTAGCTCTCTTTCTGATAATGGGTCTACAAGGATCGGTGCTGGTTTAACTTTTGCGGTTGCTGCTTCAAGTACAGCCCTCGGATAGTAAATACCCCCACTGTTGGTTGTGCGTAAAGCATGAATGAAGTCCCCATCCCCGGTGCCGATGGAAGAGACGAACATCACTCCGTCGGCCCCAGCCTCCATCGCTTCTTGAACCACCTCAGGTGTTTCGCGTGACAAGAAAATGAGAGCTTTGAGGCCTGGGGATTGTTGTTTTGCTTTTTCGACAAGTCTTATTCCATATCCTCTTTCTAGGTCTTCGCTCGTAATTAAGAGGTCTGGATTGCTTTCAAGTTGTATTTGCAGGGCCTCATCTTCCGTTGTCGCGCCCCCAATCAAAGATTGCAGGATTGGCTCAGCAAGGCTCACCGCGGTGAGCGTGAGCCGGTTTTTAGAACAAACCAAAACTCGCTTGTTTGCCAGCATTTGCTTGCAAGCATCAACTGCCTTCTGTAATGCGCCTTCAGATGGGTGAATCCTCACCTGTTTTTGTGTAGATAGAAGAATAATGATACCGCTGTGATGTCCGTCTGCAAATCATTATCAACATTAAACTTTTATGTGTGATCAGCTCCTTTCGCTGATTGCCCTCAGCTCTATTGTTTTAGACCAATGTGATGTGATGTTGACTGGATTTTGTTTTCAATCAACTCATCGGTATTCGTGAAGGACTGGGTGTGTTGCTTAGAAGTCGTGGGCTCCTTCCTATTCGTTAAGTGGGTTCTCTTTCGGGTTCATAATTGTTGTTTCTGCATAAAAAAGCTGCTCCGATCAATGAGCAGCTCTGAGAATGTGCTTCTGGTTGTGAGGTGTTGACAGCTTTGGGTCAAGAAACCTCCCCTTTTGTGGATCAGGCAGGAAAATTACATTTTAATTTGCAACTGCTGAACGCATGGGAATCATGCTTTTTCACGTGTTGATCAGTTTTTGTCAGTTAATGACTTGGACATTGCAGCTGCAAGAGCAACACAGCCAGCGACGATCAGATAGCCCATGAGATTTGTTTAATGGCTCAAGCATCATTTGATTTGGAGGTGCCTGCTGACTGTCTCCTATGAGACCGAATCCTCAATCGATCAGTCTTTGGTTGTCTGTTCCTTTGCTCAAGGAAGGCCTGGATAGTGAGCGGCTATTGGATCATCGGTGAAGGTGGCGACCCATCCTGCTGAGTTTTTGAAAAAACGAAGCACGCAATAGTTTGGGTTGGCGCCCATGTCGAACCAGTGCCGGGTTCCAGCTGGAATGGCGATCCAATCATTGGCTTCGCAGACCACTTGCAGCACCTCATCGTTGATGTGGAGTGAAAAGAGCCCGCAACCTTCCACGAAAAAGCGCACCTCATCTTCTGCATGCTGGTGTTCTTGCAGGAATGTTTGGCGCAAAGATGTGGTGTTGTGCTGATCGCCTCCAACGCGCATCACATCCACTGCTTGGTAGCCCTCGTTTTTTTGGACGGAAGAGATGAGTGACGCATAGGCCGCCAAAATTTGCTCTTGCATGGCCCCTCGCTCTAGCTCTGGCTTGCTTGGCCAACGCTGAAACTTGATCCCGCGCGTTTTGAGTTCTGCACTGATCTGTGCAGCATTGCTGGTGCTTAGGAGTGGCTCCGGCGCTGCCTGGGTTGCGTAGATCCTCAGCTCCGTCATCAGCGCGGCGTTGTTTGAACCTCACCTCTTTAGCCCTGATGAATCTTTGCCGTGGCGCTTGCTCCACCGGACGCTGTCATTGTTGACCTGTTGGTCGTGGATCCTGTGCCTCACGCTCTGCAATTGATCGGAGTGGGCCCTGGTGATCCAGAGCTTCTCACTATTGCCGCTGTTCGCGCGATTGAAACTGCCGATGTGGTGGCGTATCCCGTTGCTCGCGTCGATGCTGATGGGATGGCTTGGACTATTGCTTCTCGCTGGACGCGCTCTAGTCAGCGCCGACTGCCTTTGGTGTTTCCGATGGTGGCGGAAGCCGAGCCAAGATTGAAAGCTTGGCGGCATGCCGCTGATGCGCTGGCATCTGAGTTGCGACGTGATTTATCGGTGGTTTTGCTCTGCGAAGGTGATGCCTCTCTTTTTGCTTCGAGCAGCTATGTGCAACTGGCGCTGCGTAAGCGGCATCCTGATCTCACGGTCAAGCTGATTCCAGGCGTTCCGGCGGTTTGTGCTGCAGCCGCTGCTGGCGCGGAGTTGGCGATTGATTGGCCCCTGGCTTTGCAGCAAGACGGGGTTCTGATTCGTCCTTGCCCAGACCATGAATCAGATTTGGAGAGATTGCTTGAATTAGCTGGATCGAGCTCGATGGTGCTGGCATTGATCAAGCTCGGTCAACGATGGCCATGGGTTCGGGCTTGCCTGGAAAGGCGTCAGCTGCTCGAGGCCTCCCTCTTTGCGCAACGGGTGGGTTGGCCTGATCAGGTCTTGGCGCGAGCGATCGATATTCCCGCTGAGTCGAAGCCTTATTTTTCCCTGCTGCTCATTCGGCAGACTTGGCCTGAGGTGTTGCCGTGACAGAAAGCGTTTCGTTGCTTACGTCTTTGAATTGGCTCGGGCTAGTTCATCCCATTTTGATGATTTTGTTTGTCTATCCGGTGGTGGGTGCCACGATTCGGTTGGGCATTTTGGCCCGAGAACGGCGGTTGGATCTCAATCCGATAGCGCCAACAGTGCCGGTAGAACACGCCGATCACGGTCGCTGGGTCACCGGGGGAATGGTGTTGGCGGTGCTGGTGGCGCTGTTTCATAACGCCCTTGCTGGAGGGATGCAGGCTGATCAGATGTTGGGCTTCCTGCTGGCGGTTGTGGGTGCTGCAGCGGCTTATGTGGCGTTGTTAGGTGCGAAAGGCTTGATCGCAAAGATGTTGTGGGCAGCAGCCTGTTGGTTCACCCTGATTTTGATTGCCTCCCAGCCTGCGCTGCTGCAGTGGCGCCAGGCTTTCCCAACCGCGGTTTGGCAGTCGCATCTTTGGGGTGGTTCGGCATTAATCGCCCTGATGTTGACTGCGGTGGTGATGCAAAAGCAGATTGCGGGTCGGCTTTGGATGCGACGGCTGCATGTGTCGATGAATGTTGTTGTTGCTTTGTTGCTAGCGACGCAGGCCATCACGGGGACGCGTGATTTATTGATGCATTGAGGCCTGGATTGTTGGCGGGTGCTGCGGGATCAGGCTCGGGTTGAGAGGCCCGCGTTTGGGTGGTGCAATCAGTTGCCGGAGTAAGGCCAGCAAGGCACGACTTTCCTGAGGCGCCTGCCGGTCGATCCAGCATCCTGGTCGGCAAAAGAGCCAGCGGATCAGGGCGTAGCGCTCCTTCCGAGGCAAGTCTCCCCAGTGGAGAAGGACTTCTGTGTCGGTTTTGTTGGTCAAGATCACTGGCAATGCAGGCAGCTCTTGGCACCAGCGCAGCTTGGAACTGGCAACCCATGGAAGGGTCGAAGGAGAGCGGGTGATCCTGGCGCCGCTTTCGCTTAAAGCCGTGATGCAGCAGGGGTAGCGGTGCCCACCGTTGTCTTCGATCCAGGCTTCCATTGTGAGCTTTTGCCACGGGGAGAGATCCGTCGCGGCAGGGTCCCAACAAGCACGAACCGCCACGATCAAGCTGAGCAGATTGATCACGCCCCACACCAAGCCGACCGGTCGGCCGGCGAGCACCTGGGCTGGCAGATCGCTGGCGTTTGAGAGCAGCCCGTGGAGGTTCACCAGATTGAGCAGCACGAGGGCCAGGAGTGGCAGCAGCAGCTCCACGCTGCAGCTCCCTCGATCACGGCGCTGATGCTTGGGGGTCACCCGAAATCCACCGATGCGTCCAATCAGGTTGGACAGCACGGTCACGGTGAGAGGAACGGTGAGTACCCAGCCGGTGAGTTCGCTCAAAAAAGCGGTTCGTGACCCACGGTTTAACCAGCCCAGGGTCAACACTTGCAAGCCCCAAAGGGGTAAGAGCAAGGTCAATGCGGCTTGGCTATTGAGCAAGATTGGAATGATGCCCAGAAGGCCATAGCTAAGTGGCATCAGCATCAGCACCAGCCTTGGCACGTTGTTGAACCAATGCATCACGCCCTCGAGGTAGGCGATGCGCTGCCCAAGCGATAATCCCTTGGGACGCAAGGGGCCGCTGCTGAGCCGAAGGCTTTGCAAGGTGCCAGAGGCCCAGCGTTGGCGTTGGTGCACGAAATCAGCCATGGTTTCGGCTGCCAAACCAGCGCTGAGTTTTTCCTGCAAATAGAGCAGTCGCCAGCGCTGACGGGTCAGGCTGATGCCGGTCACGAAATCCTCAGAGATGGCCTGTTCTACGAAGCCACCGATTTGGTCGAGTGCTTTCCGTTTCACCACAAACGACGTGCCTGCACACACCACAGCCCCCCAGCCATCGCGGACCGGTTGAATCCAGCGGTAGAAACTCTCTTCATCAGAGAGAAGCCAGTTCTCCATCCCCAGATTGCGCATCACCGGGTCGGCGTTGATAAAGGTTTGAGGGGTCTGAATCAGTGCAACCTCAGGTTCGAGCAGAAATCCAATGCTGCGATCAAGAAAGGTGCGTTGGGGAATGAAGTCGGCGTCGAAGACGGCAACCAGCTCTCCTCGGCAGTGGCGCAAACCATGGTTGAGGTTGCCGGCCTTGGCATTGACGCGCTCCGGTCGGTGCAGGTATCGGCAGCCGAGCTCGGCAGCGAGCGCTTTTACCTCAGGGCGACCGCTGTCGTCGAGCACCCACACCTTGGTGTGGGGATAGGACAAGTTTGTGCAGCCAATCAGGGCTCGTTCGAGCACTTTGATCGGTTCGCCGTAGGTGGGAACCAGAATGTCCACGTGGGGTTTCCAGCCGCTCTCTGCCCAGCGCTTTTGGCGGTCGTTGATCTCCAGGCGGCGATCGGGGAACCGCCGCCAAGCCAGCCAGAGAGGTACTAAGCCAACGAGGAGCAGCCAGGCTTCAGCGAGCAGGAGCAAGATGCTGAGGGCGATCGATAAGCGGCTCTCGACGTTGAGGCTGGAGGTCACTCTCCAGACCAGATAGCGGAGGGTGAACAGGCTGATCAGCAGGATCAGGCTGCGGCGTCCCCAGATCGGGGTGTCTTGTTCGGGGCGACGGATCAGCCAGAGCGGCCAGATCAGCAGCAGAGGCAATAGCGCATTCATTCGATTTGCTGCATCTGTTGATCGAGCAAATCAAGGGCCGCGGCGGGCGTGGGCGCGCGCATCAGTTGTTGACGAAACTGGGATGCGCCGGGGAAGCCAGTGCAAGTCCAGCTCATGTGTTTTCGCGCAATCAGCAGGCCGTGATCTCCGCGTGCCTCGATTAGGGCCAGCAGTTGTTCTTTGGCGAGAGCTAAGCGTGCAGCTGGTGCGGGGGTGGCTGGAATCGGCAAGCCACTGAGTGCGGCATCGATTTGGCCCACAAGCCACGGGGAACCCATGGTTCCGCGACCCACCATCACGCCATCGGCGCTGGTGATCCGCAGGCAACGCTGCGCTTCCTCAGGGCTGTTCACATCCCCATTGGCGATCACAGGAATGCTGAGGGCTGCTTTGACAGCTGCAATCGCGTTCCAATCGGCAGTGCCGCTGAAGCGTTGCTCTCGCGTGCGGCCATGGAGCGTCAGCATTCGCGCTCCCGCTTGCTCTAAGCGTTGGCACCAGTTCACAGCCGTCTCAACTCCCACGGCGTTGTGATCGCTGCACCAGCCAAGGCGCGTTTTCACCGTGACGGGAAGCCCTACTGCAGCCACCACGGTCTCGACAATTCTGCAAGCCAGATCCGGGTCGCGAATCAGGCCGCTACCGCCTCCTTTTCGGGCGATCTTGCGAACAGGACAGCCCATATTGATGTCGATCAGAAAGGCTCCGGCATCAGCCGCACGACGCGCTGCATCCGCCATTGCGTCGGGATGGTGATCAAACAGCTGCACCCCGATGGGCCCTGTTTCCTCTTGCAGGCCATCCATTTTGAGCCGTCCGTGCCCCAGCTCCAGGCTGGTGGCATTCACCATTTCGGTGAACAGCAGTGCATCGGGAGCCCAGCGGCGCACCAGCTGCCTGAAGATCCGATCGCTGACGCCAGCTAGGGGGGATTGCAGGACGCGGCACCTGAGTTGTCGCTCTAACAGTCGACCCTGAATCTTCAGCGGCATGGCCTAAGGCCGAAGACATCCTCATTCTGCTGGTCAGGCCGTTGGGCTTGTCAAGGCAAGGCGATGGGGCGAAGGATGGAGGTCTCCGGTCTCTGCTCGCATGCCCCCTACCCCTTGGCCGCTGAGCCGTTTGTTGCTGAATCGAATCCTGGAAGACCGCATGAGCGATCGCTTTGTGGCGGAGCGGGTCTGGGAGCGCTTGGGGTACCAGCCTCAAGGCGAAGGGTTGATCTGGCTTGCTGGACCTGAGACGCCCTCGGCGTGGCGAGAGGCATTCCCCCAGGCCCCCGAAGTGATCAGCATTCGCCCTGCTTCCGTGCAACTCACCCGCTCGATCCCCCGCGAGCACAAACAGCTGTTGAAAGAGCAGTTGAAGTTTGCGGGGTATCGGATCGGGGAGCTTTACCCACGGCGCACGCGTCGCGCTACTGCCGTGAATTGGCTGCTGGCCTGGCTTGCATCCCACGATCAGTTGCTGGCAGACGAGGGACCCCTGCCACCGCTACTGGATCCGCCACTCAATCCCGTGAGCGGCCATCCTGGTGATCTTCCTGTGCGTTGAGCAGCAGGCATAAAAAAGGAGGGCGTCTAACCCCTCCCGAAAAGGCTCTCCGTTCCACCGAAGCGTCCTGTTTACAAAATGTAATACTTTTGATTTTCAAGGAGAAGGGCGGTTCTCCTCCTCGCGAGCGGGGTAAGCGCTCAGCGGCAGATCTTTATTCACCCAAAGGGGATAGGCGTCATCCGCGATGGTGACCTGTTTGCAGGCTTAATCCTCAGGCTTGGATGATCACCTTGGTTCCTTTGGGTGTGTTTTCAAACAGCCAGCGCGCCTGCAGGGTTGGCATGCGCACGCAGCCGTGGCTTCTTGGCACGCCAAAGGCATGGCCGGCATCCTCTTGCCAGGGAGCGGCGTGCATGCAAATGGCTTCATTGGCCGTGATGCACATCGCGTAGGGCACGCCAGGGGAAACATAGGTGCGTCCGCGCATGGTGACCGAGCGGTATTTCGTGAGTACGGAGGCATGGCCCGTGGGTGTGGGGGATGAGGCTTTGCCTGTACTCACGGGAATGACCCGAACGGTTTGTTCTTGCTCGTTGAGCACGGTGAGGGTCTGGTCGGAGAGGTCGACCACGAGCGTTGCAATGAGCTCAAGCATGGTTGTGCCGCTGACGTCGCTGTCACAGGCCTAGCTGTGTCGCATGCGTCTCACACGTCTCTTTCTGAATGTTTTCGTATTTCTGTGATGGGTCACCTCTGTACTGTCAAGAAAGTTTTTTTGGGCTCCTGTTTTGGCGCGTCCGGTCGTCGCAATCATCGGGCGTCCCAACGTCGGCAAGTCCACCTTGGTGAATCGTCTCTGTCGAAGTCGTGAGGCGATCGTTCACGACCAGCCAGGTGTGACGAGAGATCGCACCTATCAAGACGGCTATTGGGGCGATCGAGAATTCAAGGTGGTGGACACCGGAGGCTTGGTCTTCGATGACGACAGTGAGTTCCTTCCTGAGATTCGGGAGCAGGCCAGCCTCGCCCTCGCTGAAGCCAGCGTGGCATTGGTGATTGTGGATGGTCAGCAAGGACTTACGGCTGCAGATGAATCGATCGCGGAATGGCTGCGAACGCAGAACTGCAAGACCCTGTTGGCGGTGAATAAGTGTGAGTCTCCTGAGCAGGGATTGGGGATGGCCGCGGAGTTTTGGAGGCTCGGTCTTGGCGAACCCCATCCGATTTCCGCGATCCATGGTGCTGGCACCGCCGAGCTGCTCGATCAGGTGCTCACCTTCCTTCCTCCCAAGGATGAAGAGAGTGATGAAGAGGAGCCGATTCAGCTCGCGATCATTGGCCGCCCCAACGTGGGGAAGTCCAGCTTGCTCAACGCCATCTGTGGTGAAATGCGGGCGATTGTGAGTCCGATTCGTGGCACGACTCGCGACACGATTGATACGCGTATTGAACGGGAAAATCGTCCCTGGAGATTGATCGACACCGCAGGGATACGCCGGCGACGCAGCGTGAATTACGGGC contains the following coding sequences:
- a CDS encoding response regulator transcription factor, with protein sequence MLANKRVLVCSKNRLTLTAVSLAEPILQSLIGGATTEDEALQIQLESNPDLLITSEDLERGYGIRLVEKAKQQSPGLKALIFLSRETPEVVQEAMEAGADGVMFVSSIGTGDGDFIHALRTTNSGGIYYPRAVLEAATAKVKPAPILVDPLSERELEVIQCIIQGMKNTEIADSLFVSAETVKSHVSTAIHKLGVRDRTQAAVYALTHGLVEVDI
- a CDS encoding acireductone dioxygenase, with product MTELRIYATQAAPEPLLSTSNAAQISAELKTRGIKFQRWPSKPELERGAMQEQILAAYASLISSVQKNEGYQAVDVMRVGGDQHNTTSLRQTFLQEHQHAEDEVRFFVEGCGLFSLHINDEVLQVVCEANDWIAIPAGTRHWFDMGANPNYCVLRFFKNSAGWVATFTDDPIAAHYPGLP
- a CDS encoding precorrin-2 C(20)-methyltransferase — its product is MPHALQLIGVGPGDPELLTIAAVRAIETADVVAYPVARVDADGMAWTIASRWTRSSQRRLPLVFPMVAEAEPRLKAWRHAADALASELRRDLSVVLLCEGDASLFASSSYVQLALRKRHPDLTVKLIPGVPAVCAAAAAGAELAIDWPLALQQDGVLIRPCPDHESDLERLLELAGSSSMVLALIKLGQRWPWVRACLERRQLLEASLFAQRVGWPDQVLARAIDIPAESKPYFSLLLIRQTWPEVLP
- a CDS encoding DUF4079 domain-containing protein, which codes for MTESVSLLTSLNWLGLVHPILMILFVYPVVGATIRLGILARERRLDLNPIAPTVPVEHADHGRWVTGGMVLAVLVALFHNALAGGMQADQMLGFLLAVVGAAAAYVALLGAKGLIAKMLWAAACWFTLILIASQPALLQWRQAFPTAVWQSHLWGGSALIALMLTAVVMQKQIAGRLWMRRLHVSMNVVVALLLATQAITGTRDLLMH
- a CDS encoding glycosyltransferase: MNALLPLLLIWPLWLIRRPEQDTPIWGRRSLILLISLFTLRYLVWRVTSSLNVESRLSIALSILLLLAEAWLLLVGLVPLWLAWRRFPDRRLEINDRQKRWAESGWKPHVDILVPTYGEPIKVLERALIGCTNLSYPHTKVWVLDDSGRPEVKALAAELGCRYLHRPERVNAKAGNLNHGLRHCRGELVAVFDADFIPQRTFLDRSIGFLLEPEVALIQTPQTFINADPVMRNLGMENWLLSDEESFYRWIQPVRDGWGAVVCAGTSFVVKRKALDQIGGFVEQAISEDFVTGISLTRQRWRLLYLQEKLSAGLAAETMADFVHQRQRWASGTLQSLRLSSGPLRPKGLSLGQRIAYLEGVMHWFNNVPRLVLMLMPLSYGLLGIIPILLNSQAALTLLLPLWGLQVLTLGWLNRGSRTAFLSELTGWVLTVPLTVTVLSNLIGRIGGFRVTPKHQRRDRGSCSVELLLPLLALVLLNLVNLHGLLSNASDLPAQVLAGRPVGLVWGVINLLSLIVAVRACWDPAATDLSPWQKLTMEAWIEDNGGHRYPCCITALSESGARITRSPSTLPWVASSKLRWCQELPALPVILTNKTDTEVLLHWGDLPRKERYALIRWLFCRPGCWIDRQAPQESRALLALLRQLIAPPKRGPLNPSLIPQHPPTIQASMHQ
- the dusB gene encoding tRNA dihydrouridine synthase DusB, which translates into the protein MPLKIQGRLLERQLRCRVLQSPLAGVSDRIFRQLVRRWAPDALLFTEMVNATSLELGHGRLKMDGLQEETGPIGVQLFDHHPDAMADAARRAADAGAFLIDINMGCPVRKIARKGGGSGLIRDPDLACRIVETVVAAVGLPVTVKTRLGWCSDHNAVGVETAVNWCQRLEQAGARMLTLHGRTREQRFSGTADWNAIAAVKAALSIPVIANGDVNSPEEAQRCLRITSADGVMVGRGTMGSPWLVGQIDAALSGLPIPATPAPAARLALAKEQLLALIEARGDHGLLIARKHMSWTCTGFPGASQFRQQLMRAPTPAAALDLLDQQMQQIE
- a CDS encoding DUF1823 family protein, with translation MPPTPWPLSRLLLNRILEDRMSDRFVAERVWERLGYQPQGEGLIWLAGPETPSAWREAFPQAPEVISIRPASVQLTRSIPREHKQLLKEQLKFAGYRIGELYPRRTRRATAVNWLLAWLASHDQLLADEGPLPPLLDPPLNPVSGHPGDLPVR
- a CDS encoding L,D-transpeptidase, coding for MLELIATLVVDLSDQTLTVLNEQEQTVRVIPVSTGKASSPTPTGHASVLTKYRSVTMRGRTYVSPGVPYAMCITANEAICMHAAPWQEDAGHAFGVPRSHGCVRMPTLQARWLFENTPKGTKVIIQA
- the der gene encoding ribosome biogenesis GTPase Der, whose translation is MARPVVAIIGRPNVGKSTLVNRLCRSREAIVHDQPGVTRDRTYQDGYWGDREFKVVDTGGLVFDDDSEFLPEIREQASLALAEASVALVIVDGQQGLTAADESIAEWLRTQNCKTLLAVNKCESPEQGLGMAAEFWRLGLGEPHPISAIHGAGTAELLDQVLTFLPPKDEESDEEEPIQLAIIGRPNVGKSSLLNAICGEMRAIVSPIRGTTRDTIDTRIERENRPWRLIDTAGIRRRRSVNYGPEFFGINRSFKAIERSDVCVLVIDALDGVTEQDQRLAGRIEEDGRACVVVVNKWDAVEKDSHTMSAMEKELRAKIYFLDWAPMLFTSALTGQRVDSIFALASLAVEQHRRRVSTSVVNEVLKEALSWRSPPTTRGGRQGRLYYGTQVASRPPSFTLFVNEPKLFGDTYRRYVERQIREGLGFDGTPVKLFWRGKQQRDAEKELSRQQNRQG